The Candidatus Fukatsuia endosymbiont of Tuberolachnus salignus nucleotide sequence CTGAAGAGTCGAAAGAGTTTGCGGCACTACTATGGGAGTAGTTTGGGAATCTGCGCTAGGCGGACAGTTTTCAAATTCCTGAGTCACTCTTAAATCGCTCAACTCAAGTACCAGATTGAGTTTCCTCAGTTCATCATTAACCTGCCTCAGTACATTGTCTATTACCCCATTGTCTATTACTCCATTTATGCTAATAGTTGTACTATATGTATCATAAGTAATAATAATAATATTATTAATCTTATCAATAGTATACTCTACGTGTTCTTTAAAATCGTATGGCAATTTATTGATGAGGGCAGTTAGTTGTGTAATGAGTTCACTTTGATTTTTTTTATCACTTGGAGTCGCTGAATATTTTTGAGCTTTTAACAAAGTATCTTGTATATCGCTTTCGCTTATAAATTTGGTAAATATGCTTTTAAGCCATTCAAATAATTCCTTTAAAATATCTATGAATCTATTTGAAGGTGGCTGCTTTTTTTCAGTTTTACATGGTTCTACAATCAGTTCGGATCCTGATGCTCCTACGGGCATTACTCTCATAGTCATAACCATCTCCTATTACACAGTTACTTTTTTATCATTTTATCTCATTCAGTAAGGTGTTTTTATAATTTCATCCAATAAGTTCTTAGATAACCACACTTTTTATTTTTTTTAAACTAAACAAATGTAACTTTTTATTAAAATAAAAACGCTGGCTTTTTTGGGTGGTCTGGCTCAGTCAATTAAGCAACTTATTGGAAATGAAATCCTTTTCATTATTGAAAAAATAGTTGTCTCATGCTGAGAAAAACATCTTTTAATCATGATGTTTTTCTCTAACTAGTTATTTAATTTAAGACAATTGTTCAGAAACCTCACGGAATTTTTTCGCAAGTGATAGAAGCCCATTTCCTCCATTACTAGCACGAGAAGTTCCCACATCGGGTAGAAGGCACGTTCTTTCATCATGAGCACGATGAGATCTTTTGTTAGAAGGAGAAGTAAGTAATGATTCTATAGCACAAAGATGTTCTGCCAAAATACCGGGCCTGTCTTCTGGTTTTAATGTGTTATCTAGAGTTTCGAGAGCTGCTTTCAATGTGTTAAGATCTTCTTTAGTCTTAAATTGTGACAAGGGAACCTGAGTTAGAAAATTCTGAACATAGTTTTTTAGTAAAGTCGTAATATATGTTTGAGTTTCACCTAATCGGCAAAAAAATTTATTATCTTTATTAGGGCCTATAGCCTGAATAACTTTCTTTTTCACCTGAAGAACTGGTTCCGGCATTTGACTCGAAGTGAGTAATATTTTTATGAGTTCTTTTTCATCTATCTGATTTAGATTGAAATGCTTATTATCCATCTTAAGAAAATTAGAGAGTTTATCTATTTTTTTATAGGCCTTTTCCATTTCTATTTTTATTGGGTTTTTGTCATCGCAAATCGAAGCATCTATAATTTTTTCCCACTCGTTGGAGTCTATTTTCTTAAATTCTTTTAATGCGTATCTAAGTTTTATAATCATTTCATCAGTAGGTTCTCCCCCTTTTTTACTAATTTCGTCCAAACATTGTTTAACAACACTTTGTAATTTTTCAATGCTAGAAATTGGGGCAGAAACAGTACCACTATCATAGATTTTTTGAATATTAGCTCTTAGTACGCGAAATTGATAACGCCAATCATTGGCTGAATTTGTATTAGCTGGTATACAAGCTGGTTTATTGCTGTTTATTGTTACTTGTTGTTTTGGTAGTAGTTGTTGACTACAAAAAAATCGTCTAAGTCTCTCTCTTCAGCTGTTAGATTAATTTGTTTTATTAAAGAATTTGCATAATTCAGCTTAATAACTGTCCCGTTTTTATTCCAATCCACCGTTATATTAAATTTATTTTTATAATCGTATGGAGTGCTATTTATCAAATCCGAGAAGCCATTTTTTATTGCTATACGATTATCTTCAGAAGATATATAACCATATATTTTACGCAACTGCGCTTCTTTTGTTTTGTCGGCACCAAAAATAATTTTTCTAAAAAAATCAAAAAATTTATCCCAAGAAGTTAGTTTAGGCTCGAAAGCTTTATCTACATTTTGGAATGAGGAAATATTTAGTGGATTAAAAACTGTAATTATACATGACATGAAAATTCCTCATTAAATAATAAATTTCAGGAATTATAAGTAAATCCTGCTCACATGCTTTCGAAAAGCCCCCCGAAATTATGATTTAATTTTTAATTAATATGCTTTCTAACGGATTAATCAGTAAAAAAGTGTGAAAATCGTTTAACCTGTATGAATGTAAGGATTGTTTTCTCTATGCCGTGGACGCTATAGTATGCAGCTCTTGTCATTTTTGCTTAAGTAAAACAGCTTAAGCCATTGGAGAGATAGATGAAGTCACTGTTTAAAATCACCCTGCTGGCAAGCACCCTGGCACTGACCCTGAATACTACTCAGACTTTGGCTGCGGAAGAAATCGCCAAAGAACCTGTCAAGCCCACACTGGATAGCCACTTCAAAAATACAGAGCAACAAACTGCTTATGCGTTAGGTGCTTCTCTCGCGAGCTATATGGAAAATGCGTTTGCAGAACAAAAAAAACTCGGCATCTATACATTGGATAAGGATCAGATTATTGCCGGTGTTCGAGATGTGTTTGCTAACGAGAATAAATTGAGCGATGAAGAAGTTGGAAAAACCCTGGAAGGGTTTGAAGCACAGGTAAAAGCGGCGGCTAATGTAAAAATGGCGCAAGAGGCTGCAAAAAATGCCGAGATTGCCAAGAAAAATGCGGTACAAGGTGATGAGTACCGTGACTCTTTCGCTAAAAAATCCGACGTGAAGAAAATGGCATCGGGGCTGCTATACAAAATAGAGAGGCCGGGA carries:
- the fkpA gene encoding FKBP-type peptidyl-prolyl cis-trans isomerase, with protein sequence MKSLFKITLLASTLALTLNTTQTLAAEEIAKEPVKPTLDSHFKNTEQQTAYALGASLASYMENAFAEQKKLGIYTLDKDQIIAGVRDVFANENKLSDEEVGKTLEGFEAQVKAAANVKMAQEAAKNAEIAKKNAVQGDEYRDSFAKKSDVKKMASGLLYKIERPGTGVTPKDSDTVKVNYKGTLIDGTEFDNSYKRGEATSFRLDSVIVGWQEGLKKLKKGGKITLVIPPSLAYGKNGVPGSIPAGSTLVFEVELLDVLPAKAVEPVKKEEAKVKEKSVATTE